The nucleotide sequence GCTAAGACGGTGTCTGCATTCAGCAAACAGACCACCTTACCCTCAGCGCGATCTTCACGTCATAAAAATAGACGTACTGACGGCTGATTTGTTCAATTTAAGGGGTATAGACTACTCCTCGTATTCAGCAAAAAGTGAGCGAAATGTTTCGGCTTGTTGTAGCTCAATGGCTGAGAAGGAAAGGTCGAAAGCAAGTAGCCATAACAAGATAAGAGCCTCATCGCGTGGTAGATCTAGTACTCGCGCGAAGAAATCCTTAATTATCTCCTCATAGGACGATGCGCTCTCTTGAAGTACAACAGGCCCCTTCATCTTTGGGCCGAGAACATTTAGCTGCATTCTATCCAGAAAGTCGCGAACGTTGCTGGGTGTTGCATGTTCCAGCTTCTTGCCAAATTCTTTGGATAATAGACGCTTGAACTCATGTATGTCCACTGCCAACCTACCGTCCTATCGCAGACGTTCGATGAGCACACCATCCAGGAGCGAAAGTACCTGGTGGCGTTTGCATATCTCGGTTCCATCTGTCATTGCAGTTGCAGCGCCAGCAGCTGTGCCCCATCGCAGAGCTTCGTCTAGAGGCCCGCCCTGGGAAAGAATGTGTGCAATTCCTGCAACCATTGAGTCACCCGAGCCGATCGTGCTTACTGGTTTAACTTTTGGTGGGACAGCGCTCCAAATGCCCTCGGCTGAACCTGCTACTGCTCCCGCGGATCCCATTGAAATCACCACGATTTCAATTCCTTTCTCAGCAAACTGAGCGATTGCAGGGAGCGCGTCCTTAAAGTCTTTGATGTCAATGCCTAGCAGGCGCTTTACCTCGTCTCGATTTGGTTTTATCATGAAGGGCTGCGCCTCCAGGCCTAGCAGCATTGGGCGGCCGTCACTGTCAAGAATTGCCTTTGTTCCAAATTTACTGATGCCAGCGACAAGTGTACGGTAAATGTCTTCCGGCACGCTTGCTGCCAGGCTTCCGCCAAAAATCATCATACAAGACTTAGAAGCATATTCGTACACCTTGGTGACAAGCTGTTCGATTTCATCTTTGGTGACATTTGGCCCTGGCTCATTCAGCATAGTGGGTGGAGCACCAGAAAATTCTTGTATGCATATGTTTGTGCGCGTCTCAGCGGCGGTTCGCACGAAGTCCGTCTTAACGCCTTCTGTTGCAAGGACGTGCTCAATGTAGCTCCCAGTTTTACCTCCCACAAAGCCGAGGGCGACTGTTGGACTACCTAGTTCGTTTAGCACCCTTGATGCATTGATTCCCTTTCCACCTGCATCAACCTCGATTTTGCGGATTCGGTTTGCATCATGAGGGAGCAGCTGGTCAAGATAAACTGTCTTATCCAATGCTGGATTAAGAGTTATGCTCGCAATCACGGAGATAAGTATACCACAGAATGGTCAAAAAGGCATAATATCAAGTTATTAGCAATTGGCGCAAAAATTTATAGGTGAAAAGGCGGCTCATGCGAATAAAGATGGTGGCAGCCAATATCGCAGAAGATTGCGGAAACAAAATCCCCTGCGTTTTGCTATAGCTTAACCTGGCTAGGAAAGTTTCACTTCGGGATTTCCTTGATTGAATTTTCCACTTCGCTTAATAGTACTTCTGCACGCCCCGCTACCGTTCGATCGCCGAGAGAAAACAGATGTTCAAGTTCAAGGAACCGAGATGTAGCGCCATCTAAGGGCCACTTCATTTTGTCTTCCCAGCGGTCAGGATGCTTTTCTCTAAACCTTCTTAGCGCTTGGTCGAGATCCCAAAGGCGCTGATATACTTTATCAAGTACCTTTCGAGCGGTAGAGAAGTCGGCATTGCCTTTTTTCGCATCTTCTAGAGCCATGCGGGCTTGGAGCACAAGCGATAA is from Armatimonadota bacterium and encodes:
- the pfkB gene encoding 1-phosphofructokinase codes for the protein MIASITLNPALDKTVYLDQLLPHDANRIRKIEVDAGGKGINASRVLNELGSPTVALGFVGGKTGSYIEHVLATEGVKTDFVRTAAETRTNICIQEFSGAPPTMLNEPGPNVTKDEIEQLVTKVYEYASKSCMMIFGGSLAASVPEDIYRTLVAGISKFGTKAILDSDGRPMLLGLEAQPFMIKPNRDEVKRLLGIDIKDFKDALPAIAQFAEKGIEIVVISMGSAGAVAGSAEGIWSAVPPKVKPVSTIGSGDSMVAGIAHILSQGGPLDEALRWGTAAGAATAMTDGTEICKRHQVLSLLDGVLIERLR